A genome region from Flavobacterium sp. includes the following:
- a CDS encoding AsmA family protein yields MKETLLQIKTFFQSVHFKKYARRFGIFILILFGLLLLACGGLSIYFNQNKTEIIAKINTKINENINGKFHIGDFQYKFLTGFPNFTLALKDVELKDNKWNTHHHTLLKAQEIEARLNVWSLLQKEVNIHKILINDADIYVYKTKNGYTNLDIFKAKKKKSPENKSKPETTIDEIDLSDVHIIIDNQLGNKLFDFDVHSLKSKVDYDGDDWNTDLFINTQIKSIAFNTVHGSFAKEKELKGTLSVTYHADKQKIDVSTKNLKIGSDSFDIVAYFNVSKTNSLFGININTRILWSNASRLLSGNISSKLNRFDLKKPIDVNCDLKGDLNVHDDPKIVVQAVAKNNELTIPDGQIDKCNFRGIFTNNFKPKDGFNDPNSAVILTRFSGEYENIPLLIPQVVISNLEKPIATGNVSSDFDIERLNEVSNEKWIHFEEGHAKANLKFQFDIVDLYINKPRFIGNIDVDNASFHYIPKNVHAVKTNIHLNFTEKALLIKQIAYKHKKNTIFIEGKIDNFLNLYYDAPEKMVVNWKIYCPNIDLKQFLGVLASSQKKKTALKNNKRTTISNHLRTVIDKCVVVIDIKADKINYNKLTATNTKATISMLDSKLVIKNGSLQTSGGSITFNSEVLPSGKNYAFSSNAQVNRVDIASFLRSFNNFGIKSFNPNNIKGRLTSTANVSGFINSRGELITNSMHGKLNFTVNQGALLNFEPIVKVGKFAFPFRDVKNITFSDLSGNLNMRGEQIDVNNLTISSSVLNIDVDGIYSFGRGTNLALTIPLRNSKNDAKLASKAERDAVRERGIVLHLLAVDDDGKMKIKWGKKDK; encoded by the coding sequence ATGAAGGAAACTTTACTTCAAATAAAAACATTTTTCCAGTCGGTTCATTTTAAAAAATATGCCAGACGTTTTGGTATTTTTATTTTGATACTATTTGGATTGCTTTTATTGGCCTGTGGAGGATTATCGATTTATTTTAATCAGAATAAAACTGAAATTATTGCCAAAATCAATACAAAGATTAATGAGAACATAAACGGAAAATTTCATATAGGCGATTTTCAGTATAAGTTTTTAACCGGTTTTCCCAATTTTACTTTGGCTTTAAAAGATGTCGAACTCAAAGACAATAAATGGAATACGCATCATCATACTTTACTGAAAGCACAGGAAATCGAAGCACGTTTAAACGTTTGGAGTTTATTACAAAAAGAAGTCAACATTCATAAAATCCTGATTAACGACGCTGATATTTATGTTTATAAAACTAAAAATGGTTACACAAACTTGGATATTTTTAAAGCAAAAAAGAAAAAATCTCCAGAAAATAAATCAAAACCCGAAACTACAATTGACGAAATCGACCTCAGCGATGTTCATATTATTATAGATAATCAATTGGGAAATAAATTATTTGATTTTGATGTTCACAGCTTAAAATCAAAAGTGGATTATGACGGAGACGACTGGAATACCGATTTGTTTATCAATACTCAAATAAAGAGTATAGCTTTTAATACCGTTCACGGAAGTTTTGCCAAAGAAAAAGAACTCAAAGGAACTTTGTCTGTTACGTATCACGCCGACAAACAAAAAATTGATGTTTCGACCAAAAACCTAAAAATTGGTTCTGATTCATTTGATATTGTGGCTTATTTCAATGTTAGCAAAACCAATTCTCTTTTCGGAATTAATATTAATACGCGTATTTTATGGAGTAATGCTTCTCGTTTATTATCCGGAAATATTAGTTCAAAACTGAATCGGTTTGATTTGAAAAAACCAATCGATGTAAACTGCGATCTAAAAGGAGATTTGAATGTTCACGATGATCCTAAAATTGTGGTTCAGGCTGTAGCCAAAAACAACGAACTCACGATTCCCGACGGGCAAATTGACAAATGTAATTTCAGAGGAATTTTTACGAATAATTTTAAACCAAAAGACGGATTTAACGATCCGAATTCGGCTGTAATTTTAACCCGATTTTCGGGAGAATATGAAAATATCCCGCTTTTGATTCCGCAAGTTGTAATCAGCAATCTCGAAAAACCCATCGCAACCGGAAACGTAAGTTCTGATTTTGATATCGAAAGATTAAACGAAGTAAGCAACGAAAAGTGGATTCATTTTGAAGAAGGCCACGCGAAAGCCAACTTAAAATTTCAGTTTGATATTGTCGATTTGTACATCAACAAACCAAGATTTATAGGAAATATTGATGTCGACAATGCTTCGTTTCATTATATTCCGAAAAATGTTCACGCGGTAAAAACCAACATTCATCTCAATTTTACTGAGAAAGCTTTACTTATCAAACAAATCGCTTACAAACACAAAAAGAATACGATTTTTATAGAAGGAAAAATCGATAATTTCCTGAATTTGTATTACGATGCGCCAGAAAAAATGGTTGTAAACTGGAAAATTTACTGTCCAAATATTGATCTTAAACAATTTCTGGGCGTTTTGGCTTCTTCTCAAAAAAAGAAAACCGCACTTAAAAACAATAAAAGAACAACGATTTCAAATCATCTGCGAACTGTAATCGATAAATGTGTTGTAGTTATTGATATTAAAGCAGACAAAATCAATTACAATAAGCTGACAGCGACAAATACAAAAGCAACAATCTCAATGTTGGATTCTAAGTTGGTTATAAAAAATGGTTCGCTCCAAACTTCCGGCGGAAGCATTACTTTTAACAGCGAAGTTTTACCAAGCGGAAAAAATTATGCTTTTAGTTCAAACGCACAGGTAAACCGAGTTGATATTGCGAGTTTTTTAAGATCGTTCAACAACTTCGGAATCAAATCTTTTAATCCAAATAACATAAAAGGAAGATTAACCAGCACAGCAAACGTAAGCGGATTCATAAACAGCCGAGGCGAATTAATCACCAATTCCATGCACGGAAAATTAAATTTCACCGTCAATCAAGGTGCATTGCTCAACTTTGAACCTATTGTAAAAGTGGGCAAATTTGCTTTTCCGTTTCGCGATGTCAAGAATATAACTTTTAGCGATTTATCCGGAAACCTCAACATGCGCGGAGAACAAATTGACGTAAATAATTTAACCATAAGTTCAAGCGTCCTAAACATCGATGTTGACGGAATTTATTCTTTCGGCCGAGGCACTAATCTCGCTCTCACAATTCCACTAAGAAATTCTAAAAACGACGCCAAATTAGCCAGCAAAGCCGAACGCGACGCGGTTCGTGAACGTGGGATTGTGCTTCATTTACTTGCTGTTGATGATGATGGGAAAATGAAGATTAAGTGGGGGAAGAAAGATAAGTAG
- the trxA gene encoding thioredoxin, with amino-acid sequence MALAITDATFDEVVLKSDKPVMVDFWAAWCGPCRMVGPIIDQLSEEYAGKVVVGKVDVDANQEFAAKYGVRNIPTVLVFQNGEVVGKQVGVAPKQAYADSLDALL; translated from the coding sequence ATGGCATTAGCAATAACAGATGCTACTTTTGACGAAGTAGTTTTAAAATCAGATAAACCAGTAATGGTAGATTTTTGGGCAGCATGGTGCGGTCCTTGTAGAATGGTTGGTCCAATCATTGACCAATTAAGTGAAGAATATGCAGGTAAAGTTGTGGTTGGTAAAGTAGATGTAGATGCTAACCAGGAATTTGCTGCTAAATATGGTGTGCGTAACATACCAACCGTTTTGGTGTTTCAAAATGGTGAAGTAGTAGGAAAACAAGTAGGAGTTGCTCCGAAACAAGCCTACGCTGACAGCTTAGACGCTTTGTTGTAA
- a CDS encoding agmatine deiminase family protein, which yields MKKYSIILLLVIFACKSDNKSKLDNTFYMPAEWEEHDAVWLGWSNAIEFGYYPSTPLIIKTLAPNVPVKIAFNSDRTKKKAMKYLQSKGVDTRLYKSYVIPGERYWIRDHGATFLVNKNGELGAADFEWDGMGLPLSLKLRYQNNIDSINKYNLKNKKRLLKTSSVDSQMAILENAQIIKSKIVHEGGAIEVNGKGTLIVCEATVLPRNPNFKKNEIEAEFKKTLGVSNIIWLKKGLAEDPFDLRIIAKKYTGQGTGGHTDEFVRFTNPNTILLSWISEKEKDKNTITKINYVRMHENYNILKNARDQDGKPFNIIKIPQPDIITKEIIVKNKISSIDKKKVDSEKFDVNDFFSFEKPKAGDILLKTATASYLNYLVTNKLVLLPTYVKMGSSKEKERTVEGIFKKQFPGRKIIFIDVISQNWDGGGLHCITQQQPKKQM from the coding sequence ATGAAAAAATACAGCATTATTCTCTTATTAGTAATTTTTGCCTGCAAATCAGATAACAAAAGTAAATTAGATAATACTTTTTATATGCCGGCTGAATGGGAAGAACATGATGCTGTTTGGTTAGGATGGAGCAATGCTATAGAATTTGGATATTATCCTTCTACACCATTAATAATAAAAACTTTAGCTCCTAATGTCCCTGTAAAAATTGCTTTTAATAGCGATCGAACGAAAAAAAAGGCAATGAAATATTTACAATCAAAAGGTGTTGATACAAGATTGTATAAATCTTATGTAATCCCGGGAGAAAGGTATTGGATTCGAGATCATGGAGCAACTTTCTTGGTAAATAAAAATGGAGAATTAGGCGCAGCTGATTTTGAATGGGATGGTATGGGTCTACCGCTTAGCTTGAAATTAAGATATCAAAACAATATTGACAGTATAAACAAGTATAATTTAAAGAATAAAAAAAGACTCCTTAAAACATCTTCTGTTGATAGTCAGATGGCAATTCTGGAAAATGCGCAAATTATAAAATCTAAAATCGTTCACGAAGGCGGAGCTATTGAAGTAAATGGGAAAGGTACATTAATTGTATGCGAAGCAACCGTTCTTCCTAGAAATCCTAATTTTAAAAAAAACGAAATCGAAGCGGAATTTAAAAAAACATTAGGGGTTTCAAATATTATTTGGTTAAAAAAAGGATTAGCCGAAGATCCTTTTGATTTAAGAATTATAGCAAAAAAATATACTGGACAGGGTACTGGTGGGCATACTGATGAATTTGTTCGTTTTACCAACCCAAACACAATTCTATTATCGTGGATTTCTGAAAAAGAAAAAGATAAAAATACTATAACTAAAATAAATTATGTTAGAATGCATGAGAATTATAACATTCTAAAGAATGCAAGAGACCAAGATGGAAAACCATTTAATATTATTAAAATTCCACAACCTGATATTATTACAAAAGAAATAATTGTTAAAAATAAAATTAGTTCTATTGATAAAAAAAAGGTAGACTCAGAAAAATTTGATGTAAATGACTTTTTCTCTTTTGAGAAACCCAAAGCAGGCGATATTCTATTAAAAACAGCTACTGCCAGTTATCTAAATTATTTAGTTACCAACAAATTGGTTCTTTTACCAACTTATGTAAAAATGGGATCTTCCAAAGAAAAAGAAAGAACGGTTGAAGGAATTTTTAAGAAGCAGTTTCCAGGAAGAAAAATCATTTTTATAGATGTTATTTCTCAAAATTGGGATGGAGGTGGTCTTCATTGTATTACTCAGCAGCAACCAAAAAAGCAAATGTAA
- a CDS encoding ATP-binding protein, producing the protein MKKVCFLFLLLFSISVFAQQEPNLARLKTRNEKLKAWLKYTNEILELEDYPKLIIASQKGIELSKDHPAYTSRFYLYIGTAYEFSNNQYKKALFNYEESLKYAQKAHHLKNETSALMRLNYIYYSVQDTIKGKSLAKYIKQVLDTTKSNYTKAVLNGSLAEYYMNNYKYETFIGYQLKAIGYKKLLKKTKTNEENIGISYLQIGSTYTRMKQYNKAIEYLNEAKPYVKNSPYVSAFLCNYYLQSFGPLKEIDSIQKYYKLIYTYPSVKDSLFLNLSFANRSMSDYYVNLGKINTAYDYAKKAVALGKKSNDEDILMEANTTMGRVLYEKGDYKNAIETLKKASTNALSYDKESFVSINKKLSQSYAALGLWKDAFHYNEIYSKYNDEVMHESAKQNIANAEARYQNKTKQQKIKNLSTENTIKNIQIEEAKKQRIYLISGLALVGIIGLLLFRQNQNRKKTNQKLQLLNQELDEANKIKARFFSILNHDLRSPISNLIHFLHLQKENPELIDEETAARMQTKIISGAENLLSSMEDILLWSKGQMENFKPHFKEISVEVIFEDTQKHFSGIENIEISFENPENLLLNTDENYLKTIIRNLTGNAIKALEKIENPKIIWKAWQENNQTFLSITDNGSGGNQEKFKALYDDSEVIGIKSGLGLHLIRDLGNAINCKIEVCSKPDLGTTFTIISL; encoded by the coding sequence ATGAAGAAAGTCTGTTTTTTGTTTTTACTCTTATTTAGCATTTCTGTTTTTGCGCAACAGGAGCCTAATTTGGCAAGACTTAAAACAAGAAACGAAAAACTTAAAGCCTGGCTTAAATATACCAACGAAATTTTAGAGTTAGAAGATTATCCAAAACTTATAATTGCTTCGCAAAAGGGTATTGAATTATCTAAAGACCATCCAGCTTACACAAGTCGATTTTATCTTTATATAGGAACTGCTTATGAATTCAGTAATAACCAATATAAAAAAGCATTATTTAATTATGAAGAGTCCTTAAAATATGCCCAAAAAGCTCATCATCTGAAAAATGAAACTTCTGCATTAATGCGACTCAACTATATTTATTATTCCGTTCAGGATACTATAAAAGGTAAATCTTTAGCAAAATATATAAAACAAGTTTTAGATACTACAAAAAGTAATTATACAAAAGCAGTTTTGAACGGCAGTCTGGCGGAATATTATATGAACAATTATAAATATGAGACTTTCATTGGCTATCAATTAAAAGCAATAGGATATAAAAAACTGCTTAAAAAGACCAAAACAAATGAAGAGAACATCGGAATATCGTATCTTCAAATTGGAAGTACCTATACACGAATGAAACAATATAATAAAGCAATTGAATACCTAAATGAAGCAAAACCCTATGTAAAAAACTCTCCTTACGTAAGTGCTTTTTTATGTAATTATTATTTGCAGAGTTTTGGTCCTTTAAAGGAAATAGACAGTATTCAAAAGTACTATAAACTCATTTACACTTATCCTAGCGTTAAAGATTCTCTCTTTCTTAATCTAAGTTTTGCCAACAGAAGCATGTCTGACTACTACGTAAATTTAGGCAAAATAAATACCGCATATGATTATGCTAAAAAAGCCGTTGCATTGGGAAAAAAATCAAATGATGAAGACATACTTATGGAAGCCAACACCACAATGGGAAGGGTTTTATATGAAAAAGGGGACTACAAGAATGCCATAGAAACATTAAAAAAAGCTTCCACAAATGCTTTAAGTTATGATAAAGAATCGTTTGTAAGCATTAATAAAAAACTATCTCAAAGTTATGCTGCATTAGGACTTTGGAAAGATGCATTTCATTATAACGAAATCTATAGCAAATATAATGATGAAGTGATGCACGAATCTGCAAAACAAAATATTGCCAATGCCGAAGCACGTTATCAGAATAAAACCAAACAGCAGAAAATCAAAAATCTTTCTACTGAAAACACAATCAAAAACATTCAGATTGAAGAAGCTAAAAAACAGCGTATTTATTTAATTTCAGGATTAGCCTTGGTTGGGATTATCGGATTATTATTGTTTAGGCAAAATCAAAACAGAAAAAAAACCAATCAAAAGTTACAGCTTTTAAATCAGGAACTGGATGAAGCGAATAAAATCAAGGCTAGATTTTTCAGCATTTTGAATCATGATTTAAGAAGTCCTATTTCTAATTTGATTCACTTTTTACATCTTCAAAAAGAAAATCCTGAATTGATCGATGAAGAAACTGCAGCCAGAATGCAGACGAAAATCATTTCGGGAGCAGAGAATTTATTATCTTCTATGGAAGATATTCTGCTTTGGAGTAAAGGCCAAATGGAAAACTTCAAACCTCATTTTAAAGAAATTTCCGTTGAAGTTATATTTGAGGATACGCAAAAACATTTTTCAGGAATTGAAAACATCGAAATTTCATTTGAAAATCCAGAAAATCTCCTTTTAAATACAGATGAAAATTATCTAAAAACCATCATCCGAAATTTAACCGGAAATGCTATAAAAGCACTCGAAAAAATAGAAAATCCAAAAATAATCTGGAAAGCGTGGCAGGAAAACAATCAAACCTTTCTTTCCATAACTGATAACGGCTCCGGGGGAAATCAGGAGAAATTCAAAGCGCTTTACGACGATTCTGAAGTTATCGGAATCAAATCGGGGTTAGGACTGCATTTAATTCGGGATTTGGGAAACGCTATTAATTGTAAAATAGAAGTTTGTTCAAAACCAGATTTGGGAACAACTTTTACTATTATATCTCTATAA
- a CDS encoding LytTR family DNA-binding domain-containing protein encodes MMKKYSCIIVDDDEIDRLTVLSFAKKFPILDILGVFDSAEDALLFIEEKKVDILFLDIDMPDLNGIEFRKQALEIPVCVFITAHPEHAVESFQIETLDFIVKPLKLDRFTQTVNRIEEFMEIKLKASLFEASIGGDTIYIKEGHDQTKVKLHEILYLEALKDYTLIITDKKRHCVLSSIGNLLKEDHFQSFIRIHRSYAVQKQFIQKMNSTEIILNNNVTIPVGRSYKENLNLI; translated from the coding sequence ATGATGAAAAAATACTCTTGTATTATTGTTGATGACGACGAAATTGACAGACTTACTGTATTGTCTTTTGCTAAAAAATTCCCGATTCTGGATATTTTAGGTGTTTTTGATTCTGCTGAAGATGCGCTGCTGTTTATCGAAGAAAAAAAAGTAGATATTTTATTTCTGGATATTGACATGCCGGATTTAAACGGTATTGAATTCAGAAAACAAGCTCTGGAAATTCCGGTTTGTGTTTTTATTACGGCGCATCCAGAACATGCCGTTGAAAGTTTTCAGATTGAAACGCTAGATTTTATTGTAAAACCTTTAAAACTAGATCGTTTCACCCAAACCGTAAACCGAATTGAAGAGTTTATGGAAATCAAACTCAAAGCTTCACTTTTTGAAGCGAGCATTGGCGGAGATACTATTTATATAAAAGAAGGCCACGACCAGACTAAAGTTAAACTTCACGAAATTTTATATCTCGAAGCCTTAAAAGATTATACTTTAATTATTACCGATAAAAAAAGACATTGCGTTTTGTCGAGTATTGGAAATCTTTTGAAAGAAGATCATTTTCAATCGTTTATCAGAATTCACAGAAGTTATGCGGTTCAGAAACAGTTTATTCAGAAGATGAACTCGACGGAAATCATTTTAAATAATAATGTAACCATTCCGGTTGGAAGGAGTTACAAAGAAAACTTAAACCTGATTTAG
- a CDS encoding DUF58 domain-containing protein: protein MKIESEIEKVSSFQHLEMLANQVVEGFISGMHKSPFHGFSAEFAEHKVYNAGESTKHIDWKLFAKTDRLYTKRFEEETNLRCHLIVDNSSSMHYPELKSNQPFYEKKIGFAVLASAVLMNILKKQRDAVGLSVFSDKYEYYAPEKGSDRHHRMLLNKLEELLVQPKVKKTTDTITYLHQIAEKMHRRSMIILFTDMFQTEDDEKLFNALQHLKHNKHKVVLFHVVDNETELKFDFDNAPRKFIDLESGEEVSIFADNVKVEYEKRAAAYFKNLALTCAKNQIKYVPVNVGDNFEKILTTYLVEKQNFG, encoded by the coding sequence ATGAAAATCGAATCGGAAATAGAGAAAGTTTCAAGTTTTCAGCATCTCGAAATGCTGGCAAATCAGGTTGTAGAAGGTTTTATATCCGGAATGCACAAGAGTCCGTTTCATGGATTTTCGGCTGAATTTGCTGAGCATAAAGTCTATAACGCGGGCGAAAGCACTAAACATATCGATTGGAAATTATTTGCCAAAACCGACCGTTTGTACACGAAACGTTTTGAAGAAGAAACCAATTTGCGTTGCCATTTAATTGTCGATAATTCGTCGTCGATGCATTATCCTGAACTCAAATCAAATCAGCCTTTTTATGAAAAAAAGATTGGTTTTGCGGTTTTAGCTTCTGCGGTTTTAATGAATATTTTAAAGAAACAGCGCGATGCCGTTGGTTTAAGCGTTTTCTCAGACAAATATGAATATTACGCTCCGGAAAAAGGAAGCGATCGTCACCACAGAATGCTTTTGAATAAACTGGAAGAATTGCTGGTTCAGCCAAAAGTTAAAAAAACGACTGACACTATTACTTATCTTCATCAGATTGCAGAAAAAATGCACCGCCGTTCGATGATTATTCTGTTTACCGATATGTTTCAGACTGAAGATGATGAAAAGCTTTTTAACGCATTGCAGCATTTAAAACACAATAAACATAAAGTAGTTTTATTTCATGTAGTTGATAATGAAACCGAACTGAAGTTTGATTTTGATAATGCACCAAGAAAATTTATCGATTTAGAATCAGGAGAAGAAGTTTCGATTTTTGCTGATAATGTTAAAGTCGAATATGAAAAAAGAGCAGCAGCTTATTTTAAAAACCTGGCTTTAACCTGCGCGAAGAACCAAATTAAGTACGTTCCGGTAAATGTTGGCGATAATTTTGAAAAAATATTGACTACATATTTGGTTGAAAAACAAAACTTTGGGTGA
- a CDS encoding GIY-YIG nuclease family protein, whose protein sequence is MFYVYIIYSKTFDIYYKGFSEDVAQRLLYHNENRSRYTSNKGPWDLVYSKVFETKKEALIEELRLKKLNRKSIEALIQDHK, encoded by the coding sequence ATGTTTTACGTTTACATAATTTATTCTAAAACTTTTGATATTTATTACAAAGGGTTTAGTGAAGATGTTGCCCAAAGATTATTATATCATAATGAAAATAGAAGTAGGTATACTTCAAATAAAGGACCGTGGGATTTGGTTTATTCGAAAGTATTTGAAACTAAAAAAGAAGCTTTGATTGAAGAATTGAGATTGAAAAAGTTAAATAGAAAGTCAATAGAAGCTTTAATTCAAGATCATAAATAA
- a CDS encoding AraC family transcriptional regulator, which produces MEQGTFKVDKYYIEKVDADKKSIYCHHDIMGELFVPWHKHEKAQMLYAEGDVVFVTTETKSYFLPARHFIWIPAGLEHSIEPKSEHVMMRNLYFPVEKDEDQFYKSEGIYPVNNLLLQMMMFTNRWNGHLEKGTPNFTIAKAIKAILPQICTNNLPLELPQPKDKRLGKILRYIENNLGETIMFADVAHEFGFSERSLYRLFQKDLKMSFIQYYTIRRILKAIELLLERKLSVKEVAEEVGYNSVPTFSNTFFRILGQRPSDYLNGEEILERTK; this is translated from the coding sequence ATGGAACAAGGAACTTTTAAAGTAGACAAATATTATATCGAGAAAGTAGATGCCGATAAAAAAAGCATTTATTGTCACCATGATATAATGGGAGAATTATTTGTTCCGTGGCATAAACACGAAAAGGCACAAATGTTATATGCAGAAGGCGATGTGGTTTTTGTGACAACTGAAACAAAATCTTATTTTCTGCCTGCAAGACATTTTATCTGGATTCCGGCTGGACTAGAACACAGCATTGAGCCAAAATCGGAACATGTGATGATGCGTAATTTGTATTTTCCGGTTGAAAAAGATGAAGATCAATTCTACAAAAGCGAAGGCATTTATCCGGTTAATAATTTACTGCTCCAAATGATGATGTTTACCAATCGATGGAATGGACATCTTGAAAAAGGAACTCCAAACTTTACGATTGCAAAAGCGATAAAAGCGATTCTTCCGCAAATTTGTACCAATAATCTGCCTCTCGAATTACCACAGCCAAAAGACAAACGACTTGGAAAAATTCTGCGTTACATTGAAAACAATCTCGGAGAAACAATTATGTTTGCCGATGTTGCTCATGAATTTGGTTTCAGCGAACGCTCTTTGTATCGCTTGTTTCAAAAAGATCTCAAAATGTCTTTCATTCAATATTATACCATTCGAAGAATTTTGAAAGCAATTGAACTTTTATTAGAAAGAAAACTTTCGGTAAAAGAAGTAGCCGAAGAAGTGGGTTATAATAGTGTTCCAACTTTTAGCAATACATTCTTCAGGATTTTAGGACAAAGACCTTCTGATTACTTAAACGGAGAAGAGATTTTAGAAAGAACAAAGTAA